The genomic region GCCCACGCGGGGCGTGATGACGGCCCGGTCCTCCAGGTCCACGCTGATCGCGCGGAGGCGTTCACTGACGGCCTCCGCGTACGCGCCCCGGGCCTCGTGGGCGTCCGCGGCGGCGCGGTGGTCGGCCGCCGACAGCGGACGGCCCTCGTGCACGGGGACGCGCCGCGCACGGCTGCGCGACGGCCGCAGATAGACGATCAGCCAGACCACCAGGGCCGCGACGACCACCAGCAGGGCGACCAGGTACCACTGGCCGGACAGGACGCCGCCGCCCATGTCGGCCAGGCTCGCCAGCAGCTCCGAGAACCAGGTCCGGAGGCGGTCGAGGAGGGAGGGCTCCCGGGCTCCGTAGAGCGGGTCGCTGAGCTCTTCCAGCGCGCGCCGGCGCCCCTCGTCGCGGGTGACCTCCAGGTCGGCTGCGAGGTGTGGTGTCACGCCCGCGGCTCCGGGAGGTAGATCTCCGGGCCCACCTCGTGGCCCGCCTGGGAGGCGGTGTGCAGCTTCAGGTCCAGGCCCTCGCGGCGCATCCGCAGGTCGATGTAGAGCAGCGTGGTCACACCCACGGTGAAGGGCGTGGTGAACGAGGAGATCAGGACGGAGCCCACGTAGATCACGGCGCCCGCGGCGACGGGGACCCAGGCCGCACCGGGGAAGATGAACGAGGGCAGGATCGACAGCAGCGTGAACGGGGTGGTCAGCAGCTGGCCGACCACGCCGACCAGCAGCATGGTCAGGAGGAGGATCCCGAGCACGCGCCACCAGCTGCCCTGCGTCAGGCGCCAGGACCGCGCCAGCGCCTGCCCCGGGCTCAGGCGCTCCAGGACGACGACCGGCATGGCGAAGTAGATGCGCACGGAGATCCAGGCGGCCAGTACGAGCCCGCCGAGCAGGCCGATCACCACCGTCAGGACCATGACCACGGCTCCGGCCGCCTCCGCTCCCGAGGACAGGAGCGCGAAGCCGGCGACGAAGCCGACCGCGATGAGGCCGAACACGACGACCGACAGGCCGAAGAAGATCGCCAGCTGGAGCAGGGCCAGCCCGGCCACCGCGCCCAGCCGGGGCTTGGCGGCGGCCCACGCCTCGGACGGGCTGAGTTTGCGGCCCAGGACGGCCAGGCCGATCGCGCAGGTCAGCAGGCCGGTCAGCACGATGGTGCCGGCGTAGCTGATCAGCGAGCCCCCGTAGAGGGCGACGATCGACCACGTCGAGAAGGGCAGGGGGTCGTCGGGATCGATCGAGTTCGGGTCGGTGAGCGCCTGGTCCATGAAGCGGCCGTAGTCGGACATGTATCCGCCGAAGCCGATGGAGCTGACGATGCTGGCGACCGCCATGACGATGATGGACACCCCGACGAAGGTCTTCGGGTTGTGCCGGATGAGGCTGAAGGCGCCGTTGAGCAGGTCGCCGACGGTCATCGGCCGCAGCGGGACGACACCGGGCCTGGGCGCCATGGCGGGCCGACCCGGCCCGCCGCCGTAGCCGGGGCCCGGGGGGTGGCCCTGGCCGGGGTGCCCGTAGCCGCCGGGGGCCGCGTACCCGGGCGCGCCCCACTGGCCCTGGGCCTGGTGTCCGGCCGCCGCGTAGGACCCGCCGCCGGGCGGGGCGAAGCCCTGGTGGGCGTTCTCCGGGGTGCCCGAACCGGGTGCGGCGAAGCCGGGCTGCGCACTGTCGGCCGCGTACCCGCCGGGTGCGGTGAAGCCGTGCTGCCCGCTCTCCGGCGAGTCGCCACCCGGAGCCGCGAAGCCGGACTGCGCGCCCTCCGGCGCCTCGAAACGGGGTGCCCCGGACACGGTGCCCCCGTCCCCGGGGGAGGACGGCTCCGGCGCGGGGCCGGCCTCGGAGTCCGCGGCCCCAGGCGTGTCCGTCCGCTCCTCGTCCGAGCGCTCGGTAGCCGCCTCGGGTTCGTCCCGACGGCCGTCCTCCTGGGTCATCTGGCCCCGCCCTCCGTGAGGTTCGGTTACGCTGCGCGAGCGTCTTCGCGCGATTCCGGTCGTGCTGGAATCCAACCTACCGGCCGGTTCCCTCGGCTATTGGCGGGTTCGGGGCCCACACCGGTACAACCGACGCACTTCATTCCTTTTGTATGCTTTCTGTTACCAACAGGCTGAATCCATGAACGGGTCGGAACCGCACACGGCCAGCGCCGACGTCGCGGTTGGCCGACATCGGCCTCCACGGGGCCGAACACCTTCGACCACTCTCCCAACGGCGCCGAAAGGTGGCAAGGTTGGGGGAACGCGTTCGGTTTCCCTGCCTCGGGGAGCAGGATCCGGACCACCAAGACGCTCGACAGTTCCAGGAGAGAGGAGTAGGCACCGCGGGGCCCGCCCACGAAGCGGTCGCGCTGCGTGCCGGATACGCCGATGAAGGGACGTGTACTGGTTGTCGACGATGACCTCGCCCTCGCCGAGATGCTGGGCATCGTTCTGCGGGGCGAGGGGTTCGAGCCCTCGTTCGTGCATGACGGCGACAAGGCGCTGGAGGCCTTCCGAGAGACCAAGCCCGACCTGGTGCTCCTGGACCTGATGCTGCCCGGTGCCGACGGTATCGACGTGTGCCGACAGATCCGCGCCGAGTCCGGCGTGCCCGTCGTCATGCTGACCGCCAAGACCGACACCATCGATGTCGTCCTGGGCCTGGAGTCCGGTGCCGACGACTACATCGTCAAGCCGTTCAAGCCCAAGGAGCTCGTGGCCCGCGTCCGCGTGCGCCTGCGCCGGACCGAGGAGCCCGCTCCCGAGGTGCTGCAGATCGGCGACATCACCATCGACGTCGCCGGGCACGCCGTGCGCCGCGACGGCGAACAGATCAGCCTCACCCCGCTGGAGTTCGACCTCCTCGTCGCGCTGGCCCGCAAGCCGCGCCAGGTGTTCACGCGCGAGGTCCTGCTGGAGCAGGTCTGGGGCTACCGGCACGCCGCCGACACCCGCCTGGTCAACGTCCACGTGCAGCGGCTGCGTGCCAAGATCGAGAAGGACCCGGAACACCCCGAGGTCGTCGTGACCGTCCGCGGTGTCGGCTACAAGGCCGGTACCGCCTGATCCAGCATTCAGGCCAATGACAGCAGCCGCACCCGAGGAGGACCGGGGGGCCGACTCCGAAGGGGAGCGGACCGGCCCGTCCTCACCCGTGCCCGGCTCCGGAGACGACAGCCGTGACGCCGGTTCGGGGCTGACCCGGGCGTACCTGTTCGCGCAGCGCGCCGCCCGGGCCCTGGTCCGCGGTGTGCAGACCAACTGGCGCCGGTCGCTGCACCTGAGGGTCATCTCCACGACCCTCGTGCTGTCCATGCTGGTCATCGCGGGTCTCGGGTACGTGCTCATCTCCCAGGTGCGGGGCGGGCTGCTCGACGCCAAGATCGACTCGGCCGTCAACGACCACCGCGCCGGGCTCAACTACGCCCTCACCGAACTCCAGGAGAACGAGAGCGGGGACCGCGACCGGCTCCTGAACAACATCGCGAGCGAGCTGACCAGCCGCAGCGGTGAGACGGGCCTGTACGGCGTCGTCATCCTGCCGTGGGGGAGCGACGAACGGGGCTGGGCGACCGTCGACGCCGAGAGCGTCGAGGAGAGCATCCCCGAACGCCTCATCGAGCAGATCCGCCAGTCCGAGGAGCCGGACCAGCAGTACCACACCTACACCCGGATCGAGGCGGACGGTTCGGCCGAGCCCGCGCTGGTGGTGGGGGCCGAGCTCACGCACGCGTACGAGCTCTACTACATCTTCCCGCTCCAGCACGAGCAGGAGATCCTCGACCTCGTGCAGCGCACGGTCGGCCTCGTCGGCGTGCTGCTGGTCATCCTCCTGGGCCTGATCGCGTTCGTCATCACCCGGCAGGTGGTGAGCCCGGTGCGCTCGGCCGCGCGCTCGGCCGAGCGGCTCGCCGCGGGCGACCTCACCGAGCGCATGACCGTGCAGGGCGAGGACGACCTCGCCCGGCTGGCGGTCTCGTTCAACGACATGGCGGGCAACCTCCAGGAGAAGATCCAGGAGCTGGAGGAGCTGTCCAAGCTCCAGCGCCAGTTCGTCTCCGACGTCTCCCACGAGCTGCGGACCCCGCTGACCACGATCAAGATGGCCAGCGACCTGCTCTACGACGACCGCGACGACCTCGACCCGACCCAGCGCCGCCCGGTGGAGCTGCTGCAGAGCCAGGTGGACCGGTTCGAGGAACTGCTCGCCGACCTGCTGGAGATCAGCCGCCACGACGCGGGAGCGGCGACCCTGGGCATCGACTCGGTGGACGTGCGCGACTCGGTCATGAAGGCGGTGGGCGACGCCGAGCAGATCGCCGAGCGCCGGGGCATCAAGGTCGTCCTCCGGCTTCCCGCCGAGCCGTGCGTGGCCGAGTTCGACGCGCGCCGGATCAACCGGATCCTGCGCAACCTGGTCGTCAACGCCATCGAGCACAGCGAGGGGCGCGACGTCGTGGTGGCGGCGGCCGGGGACCGGGACTCGGTCGCGGTGGCCGTGCGCGACTACGGTGTGGGGTTGAAGGAGGGGGAGGAGCACCTGTGCTTCGACCGCTTCTGGCGGGCCGACCCGGCGCGCGTGCGCACCACCGGCGGTACGGGCCTGGGCCTGTCCATCGCCAAGGAGGACGCGCAGCTGCACGGCGGCTGGCTCCAGGCGTGGGGGCAGCCCGGCCAGGGATCGCAGTTCCGGCTGTCGTTGCCGCGCAAGGCCGGGACCGAGCTGCGGGGGTCCCCGCTGCCGCTGGTTCCGCCGGAGATCGCCCTCGGCCGCAACTACGCCTTCGGT from Nocardiopsis aegyptia harbors:
- a CDS encoding DUF4129 domain-containing protein, yielding MTPHLAADLEVTRDEGRRRALEELSDPLYGAREPSLLDRLRTWFSELLASLADMGGGVLSGQWYLVALLVVVAALVVWLIVYLRPSRSRARRVPVHEGRPLSAADHRAAADAHEARGAYAEAVSERLRAISVDLEDRAVITPRVGRTATELAAEAAAVLPEEASALHDGASIFNDVAYGDREATADSARVLRELDGRLRAARPAQAEEAHP
- a CDS encoding glycerophosphoryl diester phosphodiesterase membrane domain-containing protein, which translates into the protein MTQEDGRRDEPEAATERSDEERTDTPGAADSEAGPAPEPSSPGDGGTVSGAPRFEAPEGAQSGFAAPGGDSPESGQHGFTAPGGYAADSAQPGFAAPGSGTPENAHQGFAPPGGGSYAAAGHQAQGQWGAPGYAAPGGYGHPGQGHPPGPGYGGGPGRPAMAPRPGVVPLRPMTVGDLLNGAFSLIRHNPKTFVGVSIIVMAVASIVSSIGFGGYMSDYGRFMDQALTDPNSIDPDDPLPFSTWSIVALYGGSLISYAGTIVLTGLLTCAIGLAVLGRKLSPSEAWAAAKPRLGAVAGLALLQLAIFFGLSVVVFGLIAVGFVAGFALLSSGAEAAGAVVMVLTVVIGLLGGLVLAAWISVRIYFAMPVVVLERLSPGQALARSWRLTQGSWWRVLGILLLTMLLVGVVGQLLTTPFTLLSILPSFIFPGAAWVPVAAGAVIYVGSVLISSFTTPFTVGVTTLLYIDLRMRREGLDLKLHTASQAGHEVGPEIYLPEPRA
- the mtrA gene encoding MtrAB system response regulator MtrA; translation: MKGRVLVVDDDLALAEMLGIVLRGEGFEPSFVHDGDKALEAFRETKPDLVLLDLMLPGADGIDVCRQIRAESGVPVVMLTAKTDTIDVVLGLESGADDYIVKPFKPKELVARVRVRLRRTEEPAPEVLQIGDITIDVAGHAVRRDGEQISLTPLEFDLLVALARKPRQVFTREVLLEQVWGYRHAADTRLVNVHVQRLRAKIEKDPEHPEVVVTVRGVGYKAGTA
- the mtrB gene encoding MtrAB system histidine kinase MtrB, translated to MTAAAPEEDRGADSEGERTGPSSPVPGSGDDSRDAGSGLTRAYLFAQRAARALVRGVQTNWRRSLHLRVISTTLVLSMLVIAGLGYVLISQVRGGLLDAKIDSAVNDHRAGLNYALTELQENESGDRDRLLNNIASELTSRSGETGLYGVVILPWGSDERGWATVDAESVEESIPERLIEQIRQSEEPDQQYHTYTRIEADGSAEPALVVGAELTHAYELYYIFPLQHEQEILDLVQRTVGLVGVLLVILLGLIAFVITRQVVSPVRSAARSAERLAAGDLTERMTVQGEDDLARLAVSFNDMAGNLQEKIQELEELSKLQRQFVSDVSHELRTPLTTIKMASDLLYDDRDDLDPTQRRPVELLQSQVDRFEELLADLLEISRHDAGAATLGIDSVDVRDSVMKAVGDAEQIAERRGIKVVLRLPAEPCVAEFDARRINRILRNLVVNAIEHSEGRDVVVAAAGDRDSVAVAVRDYGVGLKEGEEHLCFDRFWRADPARVRTTGGTGLGLSIAKEDAQLHGGWLQAWGQPGQGSQFRLSLPRKAGTELRGSPLPLVPPEIALGRNYAFGDKGDKPDRADRADKGANGGPAAPNGNGTAERQEEDA